From Priestia filamentosa, a single genomic window includes:
- a CDS encoding PH domain-containing protein, whose translation MSNTGFRRLNEKSVQAKMIEGILSLGVYAIIILVLFYCTSKWEWPKWIIGVTVCVSLLSIPFHLYFLPKWEYRIWRYRISETSIEIIKGFLFKRKILIPMVKVQHVDAKQGPILKKYRLYTIVLSTAAGSHEIPGVSEETADKIRGEIEMYARLDDEQV comes from the coding sequence GTGAGTAACACGGGGTTTAGACGATTAAATGAAAAAAGTGTGCAGGCAAAAATGATAGAAGGCATCCTTTCTTTAGGTGTATATGCAATCATTATTCTTGTATTGTTTTATTGCACGTCAAAATGGGAGTGGCCAAAATGGATTATAGGTGTGACTGTATGTGTATCTCTATTGTCTATACCGTTTCATCTTTATTTTCTGCCGAAGTGGGAATACCGTATATGGAGATACCGTATAAGTGAGACAAGTATTGAAATTATAAAAGGATTTCTGTTTAAGCGTAAAATATTAATTCCAATGGTAAAAGTCCAACATGTTGATGCAAAACAAGGTCCTATCTTGAAAAAGTATCGTCTTTATACCATTGTCTTATCCACAGCAGCAGGTAGCCATGAGATTCCTGGAGTATCCGAAGAAACAGCTGATAAGATTCGTGGGGAAATTGAGATGTATGCGAGGTTAGACGATGAACAAGTCTGA
- a CDS encoding PH domain-containing protein codes for MNKSDKLTIHRLHPISILYFMVAAIKESLSFIWVFPLIVLFVHEKIGDQISTWIINVTAGSLIIFLLLVVAGLKWRAFTYQIQEKGIYIETGVFVTKKRWVTSDRIQSLDSTVRVYDHLFSTRTLTIELAGGKESSIILSCISKEEEQRIRKVLYGYNKDKLGESGEESGLQLSNKDLIVHSLLSPKFGIVFTFLFLGLLKYWDITKGDDRDTLFTYLASWFGSNWIFTTVTLMILLSFALSLFLTYVSDYHFKLDKNERGEIEIQQGLFEKKHRTIAQNRIQAIFITERPLQRLLGYASIEAVVIQNSQDEQVKKTISLIPFVKKERAQSLIEVFTGYKRSDSLHTPSKKARISYVGPLFFIGCLLLIPLWIYIPDPYRYFSLITPILSLWLGWREYRTTGWNQSEHFLTLQYGVFFRNTAIIKRGRIQWIVLRQTWLQERKHLASINTAVTSGKEKVKVSLHHIPYEEAMHIYQCTLKKKEEA; via the coding sequence ATGAACAAGTCTGACAAATTAACGATTCACCGGCTTCATCCTATTTCCATTCTTTATTTTATGGTTGCTGCTATTAAAGAATCTCTATCTTTTATATGGGTTTTTCCACTTATCGTTTTATTTGTTCATGAAAAAATAGGAGATCAAATTTCTACTTGGATAATCAACGTAACCGCAGGTAGTTTAATTATTTTTCTACTTTTAGTTGTAGCGGGGTTGAAATGGCGAGCTTTTACTTATCAAATTCAAGAAAAAGGAATATATATTGAAACAGGTGTATTTGTCACGAAAAAAAGGTGGGTAACATCTGACCGCATTCAATCGTTAGATTCTACAGTACGTGTGTATGATCATTTATTTTCTACCCGAACTTTAACGATTGAACTTGCAGGTGGTAAGGAATCTAGTATCATCCTTAGCTGCATTTCCAAGGAGGAAGAGCAGCGGATTCGAAAGGTTTTATACGGGTATAACAAGGATAAGCTAGGGGAGAGTGGCGAAGAATCCGGCCTTCAATTATCTAACAAAGATTTAATAGTCCATAGCCTGCTTTCTCCGAAGTTTGGTATTGTATTTACCTTTTTATTTCTCGGATTACTGAAATATTGGGATATAACAAAAGGAGACGATAGGGACACTTTATTTACGTACTTAGCCAGTTGGTTTGGTTCTAACTGGATCTTCACTACGGTTACTCTGATGATTCTTCTCTCTTTTGCTCTTTCCTTGTTCCTAACCTATGTTAGTGATTATCATTTTAAATTAGATAAAAATGAACGAGGAGAAATTGAAATTCAACAAGGACTATTCGAAAAGAAGCATCGAACAATTGCACAAAACCGCATACAAGCCATTTTTATCACCGAAAGACCATTACAGCGCCTGCTAGGATATGCCTCAATCGAAGCTGTTGTTATCCAAAATAGTCAAGATGAACAAGTGAAAAAAACAATTTCTTTGATTCCTTTTGTTAAAAAGGAAAGAGCACAATCTTTAATTGAGGTTTTTACTGGATATAAAAGGAGCGACAGTCTACACACTCCATCAAAGAAAGCTAGAATTTCTTATGTAGGACCACTTTTTTTTATAGGTTGTCTTCTTTTAATTCCATTATGGATATATATACCGGATCCATATCGCTATTTTTCTCTCATTACCCCAATCTTAAGTTTATGGCTAGGGTGGAGAGAATACCGCACTACGGGTTGGAATCAAAGCGAACATTTTCTAACTTTGCAATACGGTGTTTTTTTTCGTAATACGGCCATTATTAAACGAGGACGTATTCAATGGATAGTGCTACGCCAAACATGGTTGCAAGAAAGAAAACATTTGGCATCCATCAATACGGCTGTAACTTCAGGAAAAGAAAAAGTGAAAGTTTCCCTACATCATATTCCATATGAAGAGGCAATGCATATTTACCAATGTACACTGAAGAAAAAAGAAGAAGCATAG
- a CDS encoding helix-turn-helix domain-containing protein, with translation MMTNTGLMLSYLEKNSKNIPYQVWIGKPQGEKQYVTNDININSKVSPPSIPRNPTFTTFRQNQHVYLSFGYLEDYEVIIAIPETFYVMKVEELEYLNLLYQLSYQQEIVQKKDLELENLIEGIRSITSSLDLDEVLKKIVTNTLKVIPAADRGFLQLYDPVIDRLIPKAFVGFNDRLQLFKVKVGESITGKVFEDGKPRIYYTEEEVYAAMDKYHISEKNNDHILSSTSPFNSIKSAMCVPISIGENRLGVMIVHQRSREKKLTDHHLNLLNGFASQAAVAIQNAQLYSEVKMRLEEVTELSEKLKEKNQLLSKRNEVHGTLTKLSLQNKGAETIVLELNRMIGRSLSYFNATENVWYPNQANRVPVFSSDEIEKVFLKRRTPVYVDVFTQKKESYYLYPIVNGAIFLGCFVVSVSEPFSPLDQITVEQGSAVLALELVKKLTMTELYYTKTHEFFNELLQNKNRETCLEKGKEFNLNLNSFLFVSIFEITIYNDLQVLEMNIHRLVSRIKGKLQPFSILIYGFHNKVVLLVSLSNPSSISAVTKQFNVTMKEWRTNSGAPLRVGVGTLYKGIENVAKSYEEANLSLSYLKSRNKTELFFYENIGVNRLFLQQPSDDIERFLNEVFVPLQTEHGEHNDLEKTLLSYIKNNKSATNTAKQLHIHINTLYQRLKKIEKQLNLSFDNPEDALKIQLACHLRETFSYLQI, from the coding sequence ATGATGACAAATACCGGATTAATGCTCTCTTATTTAGAGAAAAATTCAAAAAATATTCCTTATCAAGTTTGGATTGGGAAGCCACAGGGAGAAAAACAGTATGTGACAAATGACATAAATATAAACAGCAAAGTTTCCCCGCCTTCCATTCCTAGAAATCCAACTTTTACAACGTTTCGGCAAAATCAGCATGTTTATCTTTCTTTTGGTTACTTGGAAGACTATGAGGTGATAATTGCTATTCCGGAAACGTTCTATGTGATGAAAGTTGAAGAGTTGGAGTATTTAAATCTTCTTTATCAGCTTTCGTATCAACAAGAAATTGTCCAAAAAAAGGATCTAGAATTGGAAAACCTTATTGAAGGCATTCGATCGATTACTTCATCTCTTGATTTGGATGAAGTATTAAAAAAGATTGTAACAAATACTTTAAAAGTGATTCCTGCTGCAGATAGAGGGTTTCTGCAATTATATGACCCTGTTATCGATAGACTTATCCCTAAAGCATTTGTTGGGTTTAACGACCGTCTCCAGCTTTTTAAAGTTAAAGTTGGAGAATCTATTACAGGAAAAGTATTTGAGGATGGCAAACCAAGAATCTATTATACAGAAGAAGAAGTTTATGCTGCGATGGACAAGTATCATATATCAGAAAAGAATAATGATCATATTCTCTCTTCTACCTCTCCTTTTAACAGTATAAAATCTGCTATGTGTGTACCCATTTCTATTGGAGAAAATCGATTAGGAGTCATGATTGTGCACCAACGGTCTAGAGAAAAGAAATTAACAGATCATCATCTAAATTTATTAAATGGGTTTGCTTCTCAAGCTGCTGTTGCTATTCAAAATGCTCAGCTTTATTCAGAGGTCAAAATGAGATTAGAGGAAGTAACAGAGTTAAGTGAAAAACTAAAGGAAAAAAACCAGTTACTTTCAAAGAGAAATGAAGTCCACGGGACGTTAACAAAGCTGTCTCTGCAAAATAAAGGGGCGGAAACCATTGTTTTAGAATTAAACCGGATGATCGGTAGATCCCTCTCCTATTTTAATGCAACGGAAAATGTATGGTACCCAAACCAAGCAAATCGTGTACCTGTGTTTAGCTCCGATGAAATCGAAAAAGTCTTTTTAAAAAGACGAACACCGGTTTATGTTGACGTCTTTACTCAAAAGAAAGAAAGTTATTATTTATATCCTATTGTTAATGGAGCTATTTTTTTAGGTTGTTTCGTTGTATCCGTTTCTGAACCATTTTCACCACTTGACCAAATTACAGTTGAACAAGGGAGTGCTGTTCTAGCTTTAGAACTAGTAAAAAAATTAACAATGACAGAGCTTTACTATACAAAGACACATGAGTTTTTCAATGAACTATTACAAAATAAAAATCGAGAAACATGTTTAGAGAAAGGAAAAGAATTTAATTTAAACTTGAATTCTTTTTTATTCGTGTCGATATTTGAAATTACTATATATAATGACCTACAAGTGTTAGAAATGAATATTCATCGTTTAGTCTCAAGAATCAAAGGAAAATTACAACCCTTTAGTATCCTTATTTATGGTTTTCATAATAAGGTTGTTCTTCTTGTTTCCCTATCTAATCCAAGCTCTATATCCGCTGTTACTAAACAGTTTAATGTCACGATGAAAGAATGGAGAACAAACAGCGGGGCCCCTTTGCGTGTAGGGGTAGGCACTCTCTATAAGGGGATAGAGAATGTGGCGAAAAGTTATGAAGAAGCAAATCTGTCACTCTCTTATTTAAAAAGTCGTAATAAAACAGAACTTTTCTTTTATGAAAATATAGGGGTAAATCGCCTATTTTTACAACAACCTTCCGATGATATTGAGAGATTTTTGAATGAAGTATTTGTTCCATTACAGACTGAACATGGAGAACATAACGATTTAGAAAAAACTCTCCTCTCTTATATTAAAAATAATAAATCAGCAACTAACACCGCAAAACAACTCCACATTCATATTAATACTCTTTATCAACGGTTAAAAAAGATTGAAAAACAATTAAATTTGAGTTTTGATAATCCAGAAGATGCTTTAAAAATCCAGTTAGCTTGTCATCTTCGAGAGACATTTTCTTATTTGCAAATTTAG
- a CDS encoding sodium:solute symporter family protein has product MNASLFVILGFLLLAIYLGIQAKKGKDMDLEQWSVGGRGFGTVFVFLLMAGESYTTFTFLGASSWAYGKGGPALYIIGYLSLLYCLFYWFYPNIWKYAKEHKLVSQSDFFTSKYKSPYLGVLAAVIGVISMIPYIVLQLKGLGIIVSEASYGLISPTVAIWIGVVAVTAYVMISGIHGSAWTAVIKDIMIFVIVLFIGIYIPFHYYGGIEPMFREIQETNPNFLTLPDQGLSTSWFISTVIMNCLGGLMWPHLFVATYSASSAKAIRKNAIITPLYTIMLLFIFFVGFAAIKQVPGLTGADSDLALLRLSIQTFDPWFVGMIGAAGLLTALVPGSMLLMAASTTLSKNVYKVFTPSATEKQIANLARTLVPVISLICVYFTFNGGNSIVTLLLMAYSFITQLFPAVVFSLSKRSIITKQGAAAGMIVGVITVAYMTINESTIGTLFPSLPHVLKDLNVGVIALLINVFFMVIVSLLTKNLVSPLNMKDSQSTKL; this is encoded by the coding sequence ATGAATGCGTCCCTTTTCGTCATACTTGGCTTTTTACTACTAGCAATCTACTTAGGAATTCAAGCTAAAAAGGGAAAGGATATGGATCTCGAACAATGGTCAGTTGGTGGACGGGGATTTGGGACAGTCTTTGTGTTTCTTTTAATGGCAGGAGAATCTTATACAACGTTTACCTTTCTTGGTGCAAGCTCATGGGCATATGGAAAAGGGGGACCAGCTCTTTACATCATTGGTTATTTAAGTCTACTCTATTGCTTGTTTTATTGGTTTTATCCGAACATATGGAAATACGCGAAGGAGCACAAGTTAGTATCACAGTCTGACTTTTTTACAAGTAAGTATAAAAGTCCATATTTAGGTGTTCTTGCAGCTGTAATTGGTGTTATTTCGATGATTCCTTATATTGTTCTCCAGTTAAAGGGATTAGGGATTATTGTTTCTGAGGCTTCTTACGGATTGATTTCTCCTACTGTTGCCATTTGGATTGGGGTTGTTGCTGTTACGGCTTATGTCATGATTTCCGGCATACACGGCTCTGCTTGGACAGCTGTTATTAAGGATATTATGATTTTTGTTATTGTTCTTTTTATCGGCATTTATATTCCCTTTCACTACTATGGCGGCATAGAACCAATGTTTAGAGAGATTCAAGAGACAAATCCTAACTTTCTTACGCTACCTGATCAAGGGCTGAGCACTTCATGGTTTATTTCCACTGTTATTATGAACTGTTTGGGTGGTTTAATGTGGCCGCATTTATTTGTGGCTACGTATTCAGCATCAAGTGCAAAAGCTATTCGTAAAAATGCTATTATTACGCCGCTTTATACCATTATGTTACTGTTTATCTTTTTTGTTGGTTTTGCCGCTATTAAACAGGTGCCTGGGTTAACAGGAGCTGATAGCGATTTAGCTTTGCTGCGCCTTTCCATTCAAACTTTTGACCCTTGGTTTGTGGGAATGATTGGCGCCGCAGGTTTACTGACAGCTTTAGTTCCAGGTTCCATGCTATTAATGGCCGCATCAACAACGTTATCCAAGAATGTATATAAGGTGTTTACGCCTTCAGCTACAGAAAAGCAAATTGCAAACCTTGCAAGAACTTTAGTGCCTGTTATATCGCTTATCTGTGTTTACTTTACGTTTAACGGAGGCAATTCTATTGTGACCTTGCTTTTAATGGCTTATAGCTTTATAACCCAGCTGTTTCCGGCTGTTGTTTTTAGTCTGTCAAAGCGTAGTATAATCACAAAACAAGGAGCTGCTGCAGGGATGATTGTAGGTGTAATTACCGTTGCTTATATGACAATCAATGAGTCTACAATCGGGACTTTATTTCCTTCATTACCACACGTGCTGAAAGATTTGAACGTTGGGGTTATCGCTTTACTTATAAACGTTTTCTTTATGGTAATTGTAAGTTTGCTTACTAAAAATCTAGTCTCACCTCTGAATATGAAGGATTCTCAGTCAACTAAGCTATGA
- a CDS encoding amino acid permease gives MANKDLNRDLKSRHIQMIALGGTIGVGLFMGSASTIQWTGPSVMLAYAISGVFIFLIMRAMGEMLYVEPSTGSFATFGYKYIHPLAGYMTAWSNWFQWVIVGMAEIIAVGTYMQYWFPDLPAWIPGFIAMIILGAANLISVKSFGEIEFWFALIKIVTIILMIVAGIGLIFFGFGSGGEAIGLSNLWEHGGLFTGGWKGFFFALSLVVAAYQGVELIGITAGEAKDPKKTLTKAIQSTIWRILIFYIGAIFVIVTVYPWDQLNAIGSPFVATFAKVGITAAAGFINFVVITAAMSGCNSGIYSAGRMLYTLGINGQAPKFFAKVSHGGVPLFGTFGVLIGLAIGVVLSYIAPENLFVHVYSASVLPGMIPWFVILISQIQFRKRNRAKMDHHPFKMPFAPFTNYITIAFLLMVLIGMWINEETRISLIVGIGFLAIVVISYYAFRIDKRVRTHDQKDDKAMIQ, from the coding sequence AGATGATTGCGTTAGGCGGTACAATTGGCGTTGGCTTATTTATGGGATCAGCGAGCACAATTCAATGGACAGGGCCGTCTGTTATGTTAGCTTATGCAATTTCCGGTGTTTTTATATTCCTCATTATGCGGGCAATGGGAGAAATGTTGTATGTAGAACCAAGTACAGGTTCATTTGCGACATTTGGCTATAAGTATATTCATCCATTAGCAGGGTATATGACAGCGTGGAGTAACTGGTTTCAGTGGGTAATTGTTGGGATGGCGGAAATTATTGCGGTTGGAACGTATATGCAGTATTGGTTCCCTGATCTTCCTGCTTGGATTCCAGGTTTTATTGCCATGATTATTCTTGGAGCAGCTAACTTAATTTCTGTTAAATCTTTTGGCGAAATTGAATTTTGGTTTGCACTCATTAAAATTGTAACGATTATTTTAATGATTGTAGCGGGAATTGGACTGATTTTCTTTGGGTTTGGAAGTGGAGGGGAAGCCATCGGATTATCGAACTTATGGGAGCATGGTGGCTTATTCACAGGCGGATGGAAAGGATTTTTCTTTGCCTTATCCCTCGTTGTTGCCGCCTATCAGGGTGTAGAACTTATTGGAATTACAGCTGGTGAAGCAAAAGATCCGAAAAAAACGTTAACAAAAGCTATTCAAAGTACAATTTGGCGTATTTTAATCTTTTATATTGGCGCTATTTTCGTTATTGTCACTGTTTATCCATGGGATCAACTGAATGCAATTGGGAGTCCATTTGTAGCCACTTTCGCAAAAGTTGGAATTACAGCTGCCGCTGGATTTATTAATTTTGTTGTTATCACAGCTGCGATGTCTGGATGCAATAGTGGGATTTATAGTGCAGGACGTATGCTTTATACGTTAGGTATAAACGGACAAGCTCCTAAATTCTTTGCGAAAGTCTCTCATGGTGGGGTTCCTTTATTTGGTACATTCGGTGTTTTAATTGGGCTAGCCATTGGTGTTGTTTTAAGTTATATTGCACCAGAAAACTTATTTGTACATGTATATAGTGCAAGCGTTCTTCCAGGTATGATTCCATGGTTTGTGATTCTTATTAGTCAAATTCAATTCAGGAAGAGAAATAGGGCGAAAATGGATCACCATCCATTCAAAATGCCTTTTGCTCCTTTCACAAACTATATCACCATTGCGTTCTTACTAATGGTCCTTATTGGTATGTGGATTAATGAAGAAACAAGGATATCCCTTATTGTAGGAATTGGTTTCCTTGCCATTGTTGTGATTAGTTATTATGCTTTCAGAATAGACAAGCGTGTACGAACTCATGATCAAAAAGATGATAAAGCTATGATTCAATAG
- a CDS encoding LLM class flavin-dependent oxidoreductase, producing MSNINIPVSVLNLAPIREGQDGKEAIDAVADLAQATEKMGYKRYWIAEHHNTPTLVSSATSILMKHTLENTNSIRVGSGGIMLPNHAPLVVAEQFGTMATIYPDRVDLGLGRAPGTDMMTASALRRSKSDSVHTFPEDVKELLTYFGSEETQGYVKAYPGVGTNVPIYILGSSTDSAYLAAELGLPYVFASHFAPAQMEEAISIYRRRFKPSPYLDKPYMTVGLNVIGAETDEEAEFLASTMHFFFLNVIRGTKMPMRPPVENMQAHMNPMEENMISSMTSVTFKGSKEMIRKQLTAFQNNYNVDEIMAVSYIYDREKQKRSYEILKEVVDEK from the coding sequence ATGTCAAATATTAATATCCCTGTTTCGGTTTTAAACTTAGCTCCTATTCGAGAAGGCCAAGATGGGAAAGAAGCGATTGATGCTGTTGCCGATCTTGCTCAAGCTACAGAGAAGATGGGCTATAAACGATATTGGATTGCAGAGCATCACAATACACCTACACTTGTAAGTTCTGCAACTTCTATTTTAATGAAACATACGCTAGAAAACACAAATAGCATCCGCGTTGGTTCTGGAGGAATTATGCTTCCTAACCACGCTCCATTAGTCGTTGCAGAACAATTTGGGACGATGGCAACAATTTATCCTGACCGCGTTGATTTAGGTCTTGGGCGTGCACCTGGCACAGATATGATGACAGCAAGTGCTCTGCGTCGCTCAAAAAGTGATTCTGTTCATACTTTCCCAGAGGACGTAAAAGAATTATTAACGTATTTTGGTTCAGAAGAAACACAAGGGTATGTAAAAGCCTATCCTGGGGTAGGGACAAATGTGCCCATTTATATTCTTGGCTCTTCCACTGATTCGGCTTATTTAGCTGCGGAACTTGGATTGCCATATGTATTTGCATCTCACTTTGCTCCTGCGCAGATGGAAGAAGCTATTTCTATTTATCGTAGACGTTTTAAACCTTCTCCCTATTTAGATAAACCATATATGACGGTAGGGCTAAATGTTATTGGAGCTGAGACTGATGAAGAAGCTGAATTTCTAGCTTCAACAATGCATTTCTTCTTCCTTAATGTTATTCGCGGTACAAAAATGCCGATGAGACCACCTGTAGAAAACATGCAGGCTCATATGAATCCGATGGAGGAAAACATGATTTCATCTATGACAAGCGTAACCTTTAAAGGAAGTAAAGAGATGATTCGTAAACAGCTAACAGCTTTCCAGAACAACTATAACGTAGATGAAATTATGGCTGTTTCATATATTTACGATCGTGAGAAACAAAAGCGGTCATATGAAATCTTAAAGGAAGTAGTAGACGAAAAATAA
- a CDS encoding DUF3311 domain-containing protein — MKGIHFLSMLPFIGMLGFLPLVNRVEPYVLGMPFIMFWVVLWAMLTSVTMAIVFRFDRANKEDTE, encoded by the coding sequence ATGAAAGGGATTCACTTTTTATCTATGCTACCTTTTATCGGTATGCTTGGCTTCTTACCCCTAGTAAATCGAGTAGAGCCTTATGTACTTGGAATGCCATTTATTATGTTTTGGGTGGTGTTATGGGCGATGTTAACTTCTGTAACGATGGCCATTGTTTTTAGATTCGATCGGGCCAATAAGGAGGATACGGAATGA